In one Dermacentor variabilis isolate Ectoservices chromosome 4, ASM5094787v1, whole genome shotgun sequence genomic region, the following are encoded:
- the LOC142579519 gene encoding LETM1 domain-containing protein 1 isoform X2, producing MAAPCWLFRNARYGFGRIKSTPPQFRITASVLSASTSPPKDSPSSIVKPLAKTGLYVFSKFKFFLEGYDKILQKFPVAYRLHQVFVVGTKDLYQDVRTYMKISQDLRSGKSVRELSRRELELYYRIPRDILKMAPILTIISLPGTNFIMFPLIYLFPGHLLTWQFWSLEQRIDFAVAQQKKKVHNYRYVFRHLQANVPKGEEGKQLLSVFHKLGSGTHPTVAEILDIKQYFSSKPLSLSSLGRNHLVALCRIHGKSAFFLGRKRRLWKHGGFVREMDLAMAREGLGEMDLSELRWACFLRGFNPMGLSKRDMVQYLQDWINISSNIEGDCISLLLHCPILLAYNAPSNWILIH from the exons ATGGCGGCACCGTGCTGGCTGTTTCGGAATGCGCGCTATGGTTTCGGACGTATTAAAAGCACCCCTCCGCAGTTCAG GATTACAGCGTCTGTTTTGAGCGCCAGCACATCACCACCAAAAGATTCTCCGAGCAGTATCGTCAAACCATTAGCCAAAACAGGACTGTATGTGTTTTCGAAGTTCAAGTTTTTTCTTGAAGGCTACGACAAAATCTTGCAGAAATTCCCCGTCGCGTACCGGCTGCACCAAGTGTTCGTTGTCG GTACGAAGGACTTGTACCAAGATGTTCGAACCTACATGAAGATATCTCAGGACTTAAGGAGTGGGAAGTCTGTGAGAGAACTTTCCAGGAGAGAGCTCGAACTCTATTACAGG ATACCCCGTGACATACTCAAGATGGCGCCTATATTGACAATAATATCGCTGCCTGGAACTAACTTCATCATGTTCCCTCTTAT CTACCTTTTTCCAGGACACCTGCTCACCTGGCAGTTCTGGAGCCTAGAACAGCGTATTGACTTCGCTGTTGCACAGCAGAAGAAAAAG GTGCACAATTACCGCTACGTCTTCCGTCACCTGCAAGCCAATGTTCCCAAGGGAGAGGAAGGGAAACAACTTCTCAGCGTATTTCACAAG CTAGGAAGTGGCACACACCCGACAGTGGCCGAAATCCTTGATATCAAGCAGTACTTTTCTTCGAAGCCTCTTTCCTTGTCAAGTCTGGGCAGAAACCACTTG GTTGCACTTTGCAGGATTCATGGAAAAAGTGCATTTTTTCTTGGCCGGAAGCGCCGTCTCTGGAAACATGGCGGATTTGTCCGGGAGATGGATCTGGCTATGGCACGAGAAGGGCTTGGTGAAATGGATCTGTCAGAGTTGCGATGG GCATGCTTCCTTCGAGGTTTCAACCCAATGGGCTTGAGCAAACGAGACATGGTGCAGTATCTGCAAGACTGGATAAACATCTCATCAAACATAGAAG gtGACTGCATCTCCTTGCTGCTACATTGCCCCATATTGTTGGCTTACAATGCACCAAGCAATTGGATTTTGATCCACTAA
- the LOC142579519 gene encoding LETM1 domain-containing protein 1 isoform X1: MAAPCWLFRNARYGFGRIKSTPPQFRITASVLSASTSPPKDSPSSIVKPLAKTGLYVFSKFKFFLEGYDKILQKFPVAYRLHQVFVVGTKDLYQDVRTYMKISQDLRSGKSVRELSRRELELYYRIPRDILKMAPILTIISLPGTNFIMFPLMRHFWWNALHIRLLCDTLVTQLFTAACSYLFPGHLLTWQFWSLEQRIDFAVAQQKKKVHNYRYVFRHLQANVPKGEEGKQLLSVFHKLGSGTHPTVAEILDIKQYFSSKPLSLSSLGRNHLVALCRIHGKSAFFLGRKRRLWKHGGFVREMDLAMAREGLGEMDLSELRWACFLRGFNPMGLSKRDMVQYLQDWINISSNIEGDCISLLLHCPILLAYNAPSNWILIH, translated from the exons ATGGCGGCACCGTGCTGGCTGTTTCGGAATGCGCGCTATGGTTTCGGACGTATTAAAAGCACCCCTCCGCAGTTCAG GATTACAGCGTCTGTTTTGAGCGCCAGCACATCACCACCAAAAGATTCTCCGAGCAGTATCGTCAAACCATTAGCCAAAACAGGACTGTATGTGTTTTCGAAGTTCAAGTTTTTTCTTGAAGGCTACGACAAAATCTTGCAGAAATTCCCCGTCGCGTACCGGCTGCACCAAGTGTTCGTTGTCG GTACGAAGGACTTGTACCAAGATGTTCGAACCTACATGAAGATATCTCAGGACTTAAGGAGTGGGAAGTCTGTGAGAGAACTTTCCAGGAGAGAGCTCGAACTCTATTACAGG ATACCCCGTGACATACTCAAGATGGCGCCTATATTGACAATAATATCGCTGCCTGGAACTAACTTCATCATGTTCCCTCTTAT GCGCCATTTCTGGTGGAATGCACTGCACATCAGACTACTATGTGACACTTTAGTGACGCAGTTGTTCACTGCTGCCTGCAGCTACCTTTTTCCAGGACACCTGCTCACCTGGCAGTTCTGGAGCCTAGAACAGCGTATTGACTTCGCTGTTGCACAGCAGAAGAAAAAG GTGCACAATTACCGCTACGTCTTCCGTCACCTGCAAGCCAATGTTCCCAAGGGAGAGGAAGGGAAACAACTTCTCAGCGTATTTCACAAG CTAGGAAGTGGCACACACCCGACAGTGGCCGAAATCCTTGATATCAAGCAGTACTTTTCTTCGAAGCCTCTTTCCTTGTCAAGTCTGGGCAGAAACCACTTG GTTGCACTTTGCAGGATTCATGGAAAAAGTGCATTTTTTCTTGGCCGGAAGCGCCGTCTCTGGAAACATGGCGGATTTGTCCGGGAGATGGATCTGGCTATGGCACGAGAAGGGCTTGGTGAAATGGATCTGTCAGAGTTGCGATGG GCATGCTTCCTTCGAGGTTTCAACCCAATGGGCTTGAGCAAACGAGACATGGTGCAGTATCTGCAAGACTGGATAAACATCTCATCAAACATAGAAG gtGACTGCATCTCCTTGCTGCTACATTGCCCCATATTGTTGGCTTACAATGCACCAAGCAATTGGATTTTGATCCACTAA
- the LOC142579519 gene encoding LETM1 domain-containing protein 1 isoform X3: MCFRSSSFFLKATTKSCRNSPSRTGCTKCSLSIPRDILKMAPILTIISLPGTNFIMFPLMRHFWWNALHIRLLCDTLVTQLFTAACSYLFPGHLLTWQFWSLEQRIDFAVAQQKKKVHNYRYVFRHLQANVPKGEEGKQLLSVFHKLGSGTHPTVAEILDIKQYFSSKPLSLSSLGRNHLVALCRIHGKSAFFLGRKRRLWKHGGFVREMDLAMAREGLGEMDLSELRWACFLRGFNPMGLSKRDMVQYLQDWINISSNIEGDCISLLLHCPILLAYNAPSNWILIH, from the exons ATGTGTTTTCGAAGTTCAAGTTTTTTCTTGAAGGCTACGACAAAATCTTGCAGAAATTCCCCGTCGCGTACCGGCTGCACCAAGTGTTCGTTGTCG ATACCCCGTGACATACTCAAGATGGCGCCTATATTGACAATAATATCGCTGCCTGGAACTAACTTCATCATGTTCCCTCTTAT GCGCCATTTCTGGTGGAATGCACTGCACATCAGACTACTATGTGACACTTTAGTGACGCAGTTGTTCACTGCTGCCTGCAGCTACCTTTTTCCAGGACACCTGCTCACCTGGCAGTTCTGGAGCCTAGAACAGCGTATTGACTTCGCTGTTGCACAGCAGAAGAAAAAG GTGCACAATTACCGCTACGTCTTCCGTCACCTGCAAGCCAATGTTCCCAAGGGAGAGGAAGGGAAACAACTTCTCAGCGTATTTCACAAG CTAGGAAGTGGCACACACCCGACAGTGGCCGAAATCCTTGATATCAAGCAGTACTTTTCTTCGAAGCCTCTTTCCTTGTCAAGTCTGGGCAGAAACCACTTG GTTGCACTTTGCAGGATTCATGGAAAAAGTGCATTTTTTCTTGGCCGGAAGCGCCGTCTCTGGAAACATGGCGGATTTGTCCGGGAGATGGATCTGGCTATGGCACGAGAAGGGCTTGGTGAAATGGATCTGTCAGAGTTGCGATGG GCATGCTTCCTTCGAGGTTTCAACCCAATGGGCTTGAGCAAACGAGACATGGTGCAGTATCTGCAAGACTGGATAAACATCTCATCAAACATAGAAG gtGACTGCATCTCCTTGCTGCTACATTGCCCCATATTGTTGGCTTACAATGCACCAAGCAATTGGATTTTGATCCACTAA
- the Ak3 gene encoding adenylate kinase 3, with product MKEPEKTATPMATKVFRAVIMGPPGSGKGTISEWIVRDFALKYLSCGELMRQNVRNKTQLGMEMAPYMEKGHLVPDEVVTKFILHEINNTYKNEHWLLDGFPRTVPQAEALYKDTELSCVLNLAVPEEEITKRIEGRWIHAASGRTYHTEFNPPKVPFKDDVTGEPLEQRADDKPATVRARLVAYRAQTEPLLAYYDKKGLLHEFHGTKSKEIWPHVYKYLSSVRKPVRALSID from the exons ATGAA GGAGCCGGAAAAGACAGCGACGCCGATGGCAACGAAGGTGTTCCGTGCAGTCATCATGGGTCCCCCGGGATCGGGCAAAGGCACGATATCAGAGTGGATCGTGCGAGATTTTGCACTCAAGTACCTCTCTTGCGGAGAACTTATGCGCCAGAACGTGCGGAATAAGACACAGCTTGGTATGGAGATGGCGCCTTACATGGAGAAAG GGCACCTGGTACCTGATGAGGTGGTCACGAAGTTTATCCTTCATGAGATCAACAACACCTACAAGAATGAACATTGGCTGCTTGATGGCTTTCCTCGCACTGTGCCGCAGGCAGAAGCACTCTATAAG GACACAGAGCTGTCTTGTGTGCTGAATCTGGCTGTACCTGAGGAAGAAATCACGAAACGAATTGAGGGGCGCTGGATCCACGCTGCCAGTGGTCGGACGTACCACACGGAATTCAACCCTCCCAAGGTGCCCTTCAAGGATGACGTCACTGGAGAGCCACTTGAGCAGCGTGCCGACGACAAACCTGCTACG GTGCGGGCCCGTTTGGTGGCCTATCGAGCCCAGACTGAGCCCCTGCTAGCCTACTACGACAAGAAGGGCCTCCTGCACGAGTTCCACGGTACAAAGTCCAAGGAGATCTGGCCACATGTCTACAAGTACCTCAGCAGCGTTCGCAAGCCTGTCCGCGCACTAAGCATAGACTGA